gattttattttcctgggctccaagttcaccgcaaatggggactgcagccaagaaattaaaagacacttgctcttggggaggaaagctatggcaaagctagacaacatactaaaaagcagaaacatcaccctgcgaacaaaagtgcgtatagtcaaggctatggttttcccagttgcaatatatggctgtaaaagttggaccgtaagaaaggctgagtgccaaaaattgagacctttgaactctggtgctggagaagactcctgtgagtcccttggactgcaaggggaacaaacaagtcagtcctagaggagatcaaccctgactgctctttagaaggccagatcctgaagatgaaactgaaatactttggccacctaatgggaaggaaggactccctggagaagagcctaatgctgggaaagattgagggcaaaagaaggggacagagaatgaggtggctggatgaaatcactgaagcagttggcgtgagcttggATGGCCTCCGGAGGGTGGTGGAAGATAGGAGGGCCTGGAGGACTGTTGTCCATGGGTCACgatggatcggacatgactttgcaactaacaacattaGGGATTGAAAATATTGTatacattttgcatttttatcagcAAACGATTGTGATCAATTGTCCTTGCTATCCATgggtattagcattattaaagacACATTTTTCTCTTCGGTACAAAGAAAAATGTTTAATTATTACAAGCTTGGTTCGAGCTTAGCTTATTTGAGTCTAGTCAATTATAGTTTATGCAATAATTATTAAAAGGAACCATGGCATAGTATATATTGAGAACCTGATTTTCGTGTAATTGTATGGAAGTGGAATATATATTTTGAACAGAAACTTTCCTCACTGTAAGTTGAACTATCTTGAAGAAGATGACAACATCCAAAGGGAGGGGAAACTGAATTCAAGCTTGCAgcactttataaaataaaaacagagttgaGTGGTTGTCAGAAAATATTTGCATTCTCTGCATCATTCCATTCCCAGTTAATTCTACCCGTTTGCAAACCCCGTTCACACGGATACTCTTTCTCCATCGTGAAAGGGATAGCAAGGAGCACTTTAAGCACCCCCTGGGTTGTGTAGATGTGACTGTTTTACTTTGCAACCCAGGCGATAAGGGAACGAGATGAAACATTTAACACAATCACACGTGGCCGGAAACCCAGCCTTTTTCTCTTTTCGGGTTGCAAATGACGTCAGAGCAAGCGATTTTTTCGCGATCAGCTTGAAATGGACGTaaaatattccaaaatttaattatttatacccagaattagaaaataattttatatcgCGAGGGTAGAATACGGTGTATGATCCCTGACGCACAGAAACAAATACATACTTATGAAAtattagaaagaaaaacagagcCTGGCACAGCTTTCACACGGCGCCTGCCAACAaatcagagagagggaggaagaacgcGACAAAACTACACTTCCCAGAAAGCCTGCCGGCTCAGTACTTTCTAGATTGCAAGATGTCTCCCTTAAACAGTAAGTGCGAGAAAAAGAGGTTATAGCGGGTGGGAGGACCGTGTCCTTGGGAGATGGAAGGGTATACATGGCGGGCTTTTGTTGTAGAGGGTGTCAAGGGGTGTGATGGTGGAAAGAccgaggaggatgaggaggatggAAGGCGATGAAGATTCCGTAGATCCTGCGCAGAGGTTATTGGAATGTCACGTAACGGAGGGCGATGACGTCAGGGAGgggtttttctttcattcattacgCTTAAATCAGGAGTGAAgtacagcaggttctggagaacaggtagcggaaattttgagcagttcggagaaccggcaaatacctcctctggctggacccagagtggggtgggaatggagattttgcaatatccttccctggaataggatgggaatggagattttacagtatccttcccctgccacgcccaccaagtcacgcctgcAGAAcatgcagtaaaaaaatttggatttcaccactgatttaaatcctgcctccccccccccccaaagcgtagtacaggtagtccacgacttccaacagttcatttcatgatcattcaaagttacaacggcattaaaaagtgacttacgactgtttttcacgctatgaccattgcagtatgtcCAGgaaaacatgatcaaaattcagacacttgatggttgcagtgtccattTGATTTCAGAAGGCTGCAAAGTTAGTTTTAATAAATTCTAAAGCAACATCCTGTGTGCCTGATTTTACAGGCAGAACAGTGGCTATGTGAGGAACCAAATCTATTCAAATTAATATTCATCCTAGAAGAGCTATGTAGTCAAATCAgcaagaaaaaaaccaggaagagTCTGATAGCATTCTTTCCGATTAACACGTTTTATTAAGAGACATCATATTATATCTTTTTAATGAAATGTTAATTGGAAAAGGTGCTATCCAGATTCTCCTGATCAAGTTTTGAAGTGATTTAATACAGTAGCTGAACGGGTTATCTTAACTACCAATTGAAAGTTGGGAAGGCACTTTGGATTGCTAGCCCAGATCAGCGTAAGTAAACAGTTCCACATGCTACTGTGGAAAACAGATCTGTGTATCAAAATATGCCTCTCTATCTTTCTGCAGGAATGGTAACATATGTGAAAACTGCATGGGGCAAGGAACCAGTGATTGTAAGCTCCGTAGTCATTGCACTTGTGGGTGAGTGTACACTGATGGTccctgaaatccaaatatttttcattatcaaaccccaaagatgcttttccaaaaggcaactgaactttcttggcgCTAATAGCCCGACTCACATGGGCACTCGCAGCCCATTCATGTGAATGTCACCACAGGCTTCACATGTGCTTGTGGCCCCACTTGCACGAGGGTTGACACGGGTGCTCATGGCCCCACTCATATGAGCAGTGGGTGTTCTTACATGTGCATGCGCCtgcccctcccacaaaaccatcccctctttttCCCGTTCCCCCTACTCTGGTCCACCAACCTGGAAGAATTGGGGAACTCTGATCTAGATTACATTCCTCATATTTCCAATCTTGGCCCCTTTCCAAATCCCTGGTGATTTGTAGCACAGGTCTgacttatatatgtatatgtatataaaatgtatttctgGCATGCATCTTTGTTTTCATTATTTCAGCTGTAGCACTGCCGTGGGTGAGCCCCTATTCCCGTTATTCCGCATTAATGAACGAGCGTATGCCATATCACTACCCAGGTACATACACATTTCTATTTTTTAGAAGCAGTTTTGGTGTTTTAGGGGTAGCAAAGAAGCAGTTTCCATCAGTTTTTAATATGTAACATGTTGCACAGATGCGTGTGACTGAACGATTTCTTGGGAGCAAGGCAAAGGGCTCTCCCCTGCCACTCCCCTCTCCCCAGGTGGGAGTGCAACATGGTTCTCGGCAAGAGGCAGCTGGGTTGCTCAAGTGTCCAGACCGCCAGGCGAGGGAAAAGCAGCGGCTTTTGaaacaatctcatcttaaaaggaaaaaaccccGAACGTGTGGCCTCGCTGGGAGCCTTGATAGCTTCACGACTCTCCTGCCGGACAACCGGCCGAAGGCTTCCCCAGCCACTTGCCAGCCGGGCTTTCTACGGGCCACAGCCAGGCAGGACCCACCTCTGCTTTTCCCTTGCCTGGTGGGTCAGAGCACTTAAGCAACGTGGCTGCCTCATGCCGAGAACAGCATCACCCCGCCTCACTAGCCTGGCTGACTGCAAGTCTTTTGGCGAACTCGATATGTGTGGTCGGCCAGAGGGCAACCGGGTACCGGCCTGTTCCCTAGCAAGACACAACAGCGGCCATTCCCTGGCCGGCAGCAGCACTCTCAGCCCCGCCACCTCGGCCTCGGAATGCATGGCCTCTGCCACCCCGCCTGGGCTCCTCCCCGCTGTGAGCCACCAGCCGATCAGGTGCAGCTATCGGGACTTTGGTGGACCAGCAGCTGGTGAGGGGGGGTTGGGGCTGGTTTGACCTCGTGACCGCCATCAAAGCGGGGCCAAGAAACCTTCTTGGCTTGCTCCGCCGGCCACGCAGGTCCCCTGGACTGTGGCTGTCGCCTCCACCCTCTGTAGTGGGCGGAGAGCCTGGCCCGGGTGGCGGTGCAGCAGCAGGCATGGCAGGAGTCGGGCGGGGATGCTGCCCCACCTGCAGTCGGGCCCATCGCCCGACCTCCGCGATGCCCGCTCTTGCACCACCAGCCCGAGCCAACACCAGGGAAGGAGCAGAAGGACGGCTGGATCAGGCAGATTGGCAAATTGGGAGGGAAGCATGCCCCCTTGCCCTGGGTGGTGGCAGGAGCAGCAGGCTGAGGCTTCCCTCCTCCCAGGCAGAGGCTTGGGGCTGGCAAAGTTTGGTGCAAGAGCCTTTCCAGGCCCCAAACGGGGTGCCAAAGGATATGGGGGGGGCCCTCATGCACAGGGAtagtgcatgcacaggggcgcaTGCGCAGGTGGGGCACGGATTggattatgggtgccggcacacGCTGTCACGCAAGCACCCAACCACTTTTAACACTTTTAGAAGCAGTTTTGGTGTTTTAGGGGTAGCAAAGAAGCAGTTTCCATCAGTTTTTAATATGTAACATGTTGCACAGATGCGTGTGACTGAACGATTTCTTGGGAGCAAGGCAAAGGGCTCTCCCCAGCCACTCCCCTCTCCCCAGGTGGGAGTGCAACATGGTTCTCGGCAAGAGGCAGCTGGGTTGCTCAAGTGCCCAGACCGCCAGGCGAGGGAAAAGCAGCGGCTTTTGaaacaatctcatcttaaaaggaaaaaaccctGAACGTGTGGCCTCGCTGGGAGCCTTGATGGCTTCACGACTCTCCTGCCGGACAACCGGCCGAAGGCTTCCCCAGCCACTTGCCAGCCGGCCTTTCTACGGGCCACAGCCAGGCAGGACCCACCTCTGCTTTTCCCTTGCCTGGTGGGTCAGAGCACTTAAGCAACGTGGCTGCCTCATGCCGAGAACAGCATCACCCCGCCTCACTAGCCTGACTGACTGCAAGTCTTTTGGCGATCTCAGCATGTGCGGTCAGGCCGGAGGGCAACTGGGTACCGGCCCGTTCCCTAGCGAGACAAAACAGCGGCCATTCCCTTGCCGACAGCAGGACTCTCGGCCCGGGCACCTCGGCCTTGGAATGCACGGCCTCCGCCACCCTGCCTGCCCCGATAGCAGGTGCAGCTTTGGTGGACCAGCAGCTGGTGAGGGTGGATGGGGCTGGGTTGCCTGGGTTGACCTCATGGCCGCCATCAAAGCGGGGCCAAGAAACCTTCGTGGCTTGCTCCGCCGGCTGCGCAGGTCCCCTGGACTGTGGCTGTTGCCTCCACTCCATTATGGTATATAAGCCACAAGATAGAGCTTAAGTGTATTGATTCAACTGTAAGTAAATCAGTGAACTATATAGTTCACTGATTTCATGCAATGATGCCCAATTCAGACATTAACCCGAGATTAAATGAATTTACAATTAGCTGGATTGACATTGGATGTATTTCAAAAGATGGTGAATGTGCttacataatacaggtagttctgaacttacaattcatttagagaccattcaaagttacaacggcactgaaaaatgttcaCATGATCGTTTTCAgttacttttgcagcatccccaggatcatgggatcaaaattcagcttcttggcaaccagttcatatttatgaccgttgctgggtCCCAAagtcatgagatcaccttttgtgaccttctgacaagctaagtcaatggggacgccagattttcttaacaaccctgttattaaCTTAGGAAcctcagtgattcatttaataactgtggcaagaaaggttgtaaaacggggcaaagctcacttaacaaatgtctcacttaataacagaaatttggggctcaattgtggtcacaactcaaggactatctgtacagtacaggtagtccttgacttataattgaGCCtgaaacttccattgctaagtgaaaccattgttaagcgaattgcaCATGATTTTAATGACTACACCATGGTCATTAATTGAATCATCACAGTTATTCAGCGAACACtatgtcattaagtgagtttcccccattgattttgcttgttgggtgccagctgggaaggtcacaggtAGTGAACACGTGACTGTGCGATGCTTCTACCATCATgaatccatgccagttgccaagggcctgaattctgatcatgtgactgcagggaagctgcgacagtcataagtgcaaggactggttgtcactttttttcagtgccattgtaatttcaaacatttgctgaaaaaatgatgataaatcgaggaccacctgaaTGCTTAGCTACAAATAAAAAAGCTACCTTTTGCCCTAGCATGTTAGACATGAAATCAGGACTGAATAGATTTATATACTTAACTTACCACAACATAAAGAGCTCAGAGGCAGGATTTGTTCCCCATGCGAGGCAAAAACCAAAGAAGCACATTATGGTTTAGTGTAATACGTGAATCCAGGCATAGAATCAAGTGCTCCATGTCCACTCTTACAGTATATAATTCTATAAATGCTGCTGCTGGACATTTACAGTATGCTCATTTGGTTGATGTTCACAATTGTCCTTCCTTCTTCATAGTGCCAGTCCGAGATGATGGTAATATGCCAGATATACCCGTTCATCCCTGTGACAAGGAAGGTGATCAACTCGAGTGgttgaagaaatgagaatctgcaGAGTGTATATTTCCCCCAAAGCATCCCCTGCCTTGGTTGTACATGTGTGTTGTTCCCAGGGGCAATAAATTTTCCAGTTCTTATCTAAAAGCAGATTTCTCTTGTCCGTGTGGCTAGAAATTTAGATCAGGCTGGTCTAAGACTGAACACGTCAATTCAGAATACCTGCCAGTTGTGTTTACAGAAACTGATTTTCCCTTTAAACACAGTCTGTGTCATACTGCATTGCTACAACCATAGTGTTTCCCCTCTTAAATAGTTAGGAAAACCTTAGGAAAGGACTGGATTTATAAATAGTTAGCTACTTTGAGTCTGACTTTTGCAAGCTGAGGATTCCAGGTTTACATAACACCTCCACCCCCCGTATGTACATATGCATCTACACACCTTTGCATCAGCATGGACTCCGGATGATTGCCTGGACAAGACACTAAAGTTTTCAATATCTGTGAGAAGAGGTTTGCCCTGGCccagggctgagagtgagtgactggccaaagccactggctttgtgcctagggCAGGACTAGACTTCATGACCTCCCAACTTCTATCTAGCCTGTTGCctcaatcactacaccaaactggctcccttACACCTTAGATCTTGGTTAAAGGAAGCACGCCATAAGAAGCATTATTAATGAGAGCAGACACACTGTCAAGTTTGATTGGTTTAATACCTCATTCAAATCTTGCCACAAAGTAAAAGCCATACGCTTGAAGGTTGCTCAGTTGTATTTCTGTAACCCTTCAAAATCTAAAAATGCAATTAGACCACAAAGTATGGTTCGTCCAAATATTACCATTCCTAGCTTGAGATtatatggggagggggggagtttcTGGTCCTTATGGCTAGCGGGAAAATCTTGAAACTCTGGATGTTTCCTTGAGGAGGAAACGACAGGAAAAGGGTGCTAGTTCTTGCTCTCTTCTGGACTGGCAAAGATATGCTAAGTTCTTAAACTGACACATAAAACAATTTGCATAAATACCCAGGTCAACAGCACAGAAATTATTTCCTTTCATACAGACTTAAATTGGCCTTTTAATCATGCTGGATCTCATGTTGCCATAGATCAGGACACAGTTAAAAGCCTCGAAGAAAGATTACATGAACTCAGCCTTCCCTCAACACGTGGTTTTTCCACCCAAGAACATCCACAGAAAACGACATGGTAGAACGCAGCAATGGCTGTTTTCTGTGCACTTTCTAATGCACAAGAACCACTTGTCCCCTTTCCCACCAGAAGGGCAATGTGGGAAGACTGAACACTGACCTCTCAAAAGGGACCTTCCTCAATCTTGAAAGGGTAGAAATGTTTCTGCTCAAAATTGGCTTCTCCATTCAAAGTTTATGGACAAAGTTTGGGGCctcttattaacagcagctgcctgcaattactgcaggttctagtcccaccaggctcaaggttgactcagccttccatcctttataaggtaggtaaaatgaggacccagattgttgggggcaataaattgactttgtatataaatatacaaataggatgaagactattgctaacatagtgtaagcccccctgagtctttggagaagggtgggatataaatgcaaattaaaaaaaaaacataagttGAGTCCATTGTGGGACTCAGGCTAATCCACTGAATATTCTTACACAGACTCCAAAGTTTTGTTCCTTGCTTAAAACTCCATTGCCACTTCTACCACTTCCCCCACTCCCAGCAATTCAGATAATCTTTCACTGGGTTAGAGTTGAGGAGTCAGGTGGGGTTGATGTCCTGCTGTTCCTTAGATGCTGGTTGATAtctaaggaaagaaggaattttCATCTTCTCGGGCACCCTGATGGCCAGCCTAGCTGCCACATGGGTATATATGCGTCCCTTAGATGAGCCTCAGTCAAAATCAGAACAGGCACCAGGGCTGGAAACTTTGAGTAATGGAGTAACTTGTCCTGGGGACTGGATTGTTGCCAGGCAGAGCCAAGAACATCATCCTGTTCACACTGGAAATCTTCAGATTTTATCTGCAGCCAGAAAACCCAAAAATTATTACCATTAATTGTGTAGGAGTTATTAATCTCTGCCGTGAAAAGAAGCCAGACAAGTTGCATATATTCACATAAATTGACATGCTGTATTGTTGTGTCATTTTAATTGTTCCCAATAAAGGTATCAATCAACTCTAGATTTTGATTTCCCTCACCCACAACTCAGAACAAGTAGGATAGCTTTTTAAGTTTGGCCAAGTTTACTAAACTAAGGAAAACAGAAATGCAACTGTTTCCTAGCTTCTGGGCTTTGAGTGAATGTCTGTCTATCTTCATCACTATCCGTATATAACATAGTGGAAGGACTAAAAAACATCTTCTAATCTAAACTCGGCATAGATAACGTTCACTCCTGAGACTTCTGGGTAAGCATGTATGCAGTTATTTCGTGGACCAGAGTACAGACAGAATCTTGGAGAAAATACGTGGTAACCATTATTTAAAAGGTAAAGTTGGCCTAGAAAAATAAGCGTTAGAAAGAAACTAAATCTTGTCCCACCTTCCTTCTCTTTGGTAAAAGAGTGGGAAGGGGAAGAAACACGGTCaggtttcaagattctgttattgtagcCTATAGTATATCAATAAAGATAGTCCCAGCTTAACTGTCCTACGTGGGACAGGAATTTCCATCAATAAACAAAGGAGTTGTTAGGCATCACATCATACAACCACACTGCATACTAGTGGCAGTTCAGTGATCGTGCTCAATAGGTCAGAATTCATGCTTCTTCTGCCCTGTTGTGCTTGACTCTGCTTCAACTCCACCACCCATCTATCTCTTCCACTCACCATCTCCACCTTTTTGGCTGTCCTAAAATCTGCCATCCcagctgatatttatttatttatttatttatttatttatttatttatttatttatttatttatttatttatttatttattaattagatttttataccgcccttctcccgaaggactcagggcggtgtacagccagaataagaacaaaatatatacaatttaaaacaacatttaaaaagagcaaattttaaaggctgattattaaaatttagatttaaaatttaaaaaatattaagaatacccaattaaaattcatcaaaaattatgccagtcccgctttaatgaataaatatgttttgagctcacgacggaaggtccgaagatcaggcacttgacgcaggccagggggaagttcgttccagagcgccactgcccccacagagaaggccctactcctgggggccgccagccgacactgtttggcggacggcaccctgaggagaccctctctgtgagagcgtacgggtcggtgggaggcaaagggtaacagcaggcggtctcgtaagtacccggatcctaaaccatggagcgctttaaagatagttaccagaatcttgaagcgcacccgaaagaccacaggaagccagtgcaagctacggagcagcgatgtcacgtgggagccacgagcggctcctgttactactcgcgcagccgcattctggactaactgcagcctccgggtgcacctcaagggcagccccatgtagagagcattgcaataatccagcctagacgtaaccagagcgtgagtgactgtgcataaggcatcccggtcaaggaagggacgcaactggcgaaccaagcgaacttggtaaaaggccctcctggcgacggccaccagatgttcatcaaaagacagccgtccatccaggaggacgcccaagttgcgaaccacctcctttggggccactaactcgcccccaacagtcagctgcagatgcagctgactgtaccgggatgccggcatccacagttctccgtcttggagggattgagcttgagtctgtttctccccatccagatccgtacagcttccaggcaccgggacagcacttcaaccgcttcgttggggtggtccagggtggaaaagtacagctgagtatcatcagcgtacagatgataactcaccccgaaaccactgatgacctcacccagcggcttcatatagatgttgaacagggtaggggAGAGAATCGACccggcgcctcgaggacgacctctgcccccctgtcaacaccgtctgcgaccggtcagagagataggaggagaaccaccgataaacggtgacccccactcccaatccctccaaccggcgcagcaggataccatggtcgatggtatcgaaggccgctgagagatctaataggaccaaggcagaggaacaacccctggccgtggccctccagaagtcatccaccaacgcgaccaaagccgtctccgtgctataaccgggtcggaagccagactggaacgggtctagatagacagtttcctccaggtgccgggggagctgccatgcaaccacattctctacaaccttcgccacaaagcgaaggttggagactggacggtaattacccaaaatagctgggtccatctTTGCCATCTTCTTACTCCCACTGCCAGGATGTGTCAAACCTGGCTCTTCTTGAGGCAGCTGCTGGCTGTGCAAGGCCTGAGAAGGCTGTGACTGTGTGAAGGCCTCACAACAGGCCAGCAGCTGCCTTGGCCAGGCATATCTCGACAGCCGCATGAGGAAGAAGACGGCAAAGGTCGGGTGGGAGCAATGGAGAGTGcagagtgggggggggcagcatAAGCAGGGGGCAATGAAATATGGTGGC
Above is a window of Ahaetulla prasina isolate Xishuangbanna chromosome 4, ASM2864084v1, whole genome shotgun sequence DNA encoding:
- the NDUFA3 gene encoding NADH dehydrogenase [ubiquinone] 1 alpha subcomplex subunit 3 isoform X1: MSPLNRMVTYVKTAWGKEPVIVSSVVIALVAVALPWVSPYSRYSALMNERMPYHYPVPVRDDGNMPDIPVHPCDKEGDQLEWLKK
- the NDUFA3 gene encoding NADH dehydrogenase [ubiquinone] 1 alpha subcomplex subunit 3 isoform X2: MVTYVKTAWGKEPVIVSSVVIALVAVALPWVSPYSRYSALMNERMPYHYPVPVRDDGNMPDIPVHPCDKEGDQLEWLKK